One Edaphobacter bradus DNA window includes the following coding sequences:
- the rbfA gene encoding 30S ribosome-binding factor RbfA, translated as MPEQRARAHHRSRVANTFSEEIGAMLEGELSDPRIAPSYVTDVVLAPGGKSARIYVAVYGSEQEEQSTLAGLMTARAYIRSQLRERMGVRHVPDLTFAIDRSEKISGRMDELLGRIRKRDQKLQASKQPDEPKPKS; from the coding sequence ATGCCTGAACAACGAGCCAGAGCGCACCACCGCAGCCGCGTCGCCAATACGTTCTCCGAAGAGATAGGGGCGATGCTCGAGGGAGAGCTCTCTGATCCCAGAATCGCCCCCAGCTACGTCACCGACGTCGTACTCGCCCCCGGCGGCAAGTCCGCTCGCATCTATGTCGCCGTTTACGGCAGCGAGCAGGAGGAGCAGTCCACGCTCGCCGGCCTGATGACCGCCCGTGCGTACATTCGCTCACAGCTCCGCGAGCGCATGGGCGTCCGTCACGTCCCCGACCTCACCTTTGCCATTGATCGCTCTGAGAAGATCTCCGGCCGTATGGACGAGCTCCTCGGCCGGATCCGCAAACGCGATCAGAAACTGCAGGCATCTAAGCAACCGGACGAGCCCAAACCCAAATCATGA
- a CDS encoding DUF503 domain-containing protein — protein MAVMPLARLTLEIEIPHAQSLKDRRQVVRSIKDKLRNSFNLAIAELDEGTVWNRATLGVAAISSSSSYLTGQLQQIDQAAHRIAHAHGAEILDSWAEVLPE, from the coding sequence ATGGCCGTCATGCCCCTCGCGCGCCTTACCCTTGAGATCGAGATCCCCCACGCTCAGTCGCTCAAGGACCGCCGCCAGGTCGTCCGATCCATCAAAGACAAGCTCCGTAATTCCTTTAACTTAGCCATCGCCGAGCTTGATGAAGGTACCGTCTGGAACCGCGCAACCCTTGGAGTCGCTGCAATCTCCTCCTCTTCCAGCTATCTCACCGGCCAGCTCCAGCAGATCGACCAGGCTGCCCACCGCATCGCCCACGCCCATGGAGCCGAGATCCTCGACTCCTGGGCCGAGGTTCTGCCCGAATAA
- a CDS encoding EAL domain-containing protein produces MAVDSETDLRRAIYGGDEIVPFFQPLVELRTGQLTGFEVLARWQHPAHGLVPPSEFIPLAESTGLIGPLVQSMLRITFDAATTLPEHLTLSVNISPTQFHDPSLPEQLALAARRGGFPLHRVIFEVTESALLHNIDQARAIAYELKSLGARLALDDFGTGYSSLLHLQALPFDEIKVDAGFVQSMIHSRESRKIVAAVVGLGNSLGLVTVAEGVETKAQADMLLWQGCDFGQGLLFGSPAPASNLNRLIAEMSQPETTIAADSPSERSPERINLRPNQQLAQLQAIYDGAPVGLCFLDRHLRYASINQRLAEINYLSVAEHLGRHISEILPQMFQALEPCFLRAIEGESIAGVEFVSLGHAPGKRGDTFLISCQPARDEAGEVIGISVSVVDITEHKRYEEALRTSRNEHQQLIEASAPIPWSPDGDSGTFTIPSRW; encoded by the coding sequence ATGGCCGTCGATAGCGAAACTGACCTCCGCAGAGCAATATACGGCGGTGACGAGATCGTGCCTTTCTTCCAGCCTCTTGTCGAGCTGCGCACCGGCCAGCTCACGGGCTTCGAAGTGCTCGCGCGCTGGCAGCATCCTGCGCACGGCCTTGTCCCCCCGAGCGAGTTCATCCCCTTGGCCGAGAGCACCGGCCTCATCGGGCCCCTCGTCCAGAGCATGCTTCGCATCACCTTCGATGCAGCCACCACGCTGCCTGAGCACCTCACCCTCTCTGTTAACATCTCTCCGACCCAGTTCCATGACCCGTCGCTTCCCGAGCAGCTTGCGCTCGCAGCGCGCCGGGGCGGATTTCCTCTGCACCGCGTCATCTTCGAGGTCACCGAGAGCGCACTGCTACACAACATTGATCAGGCCCGGGCCATCGCCTATGAGCTCAAATCCCTCGGGGCCCGCCTTGCCCTTGACGATTTCGGAACCGGCTACTCGAGCCTCCTTCATCTCCAGGCCCTTCCCTTCGACGAGATCAAGGTTGACGCAGGGTTCGTCCAATCGATGATTCACTCTCGCGAGAGCCGCAAGATCGTCGCCGCGGTCGTCGGTCTCGGCAACAGCCTCGGACTCGTCACCGTCGCCGAAGGCGTCGAAACCAAGGCACAAGCCGACATGCTCCTCTGGCAAGGCTGCGACTTCGGACAGGGCCTCCTCTTTGGCAGCCCGGCTCCTGCGTCGAACCTCAACCGCCTCATCGCGGAGATGTCGCAGCCAGAGACCACCATCGCCGCCGACTCGCCGTCGGAACGCTCCCCCGAGCGAATCAACTTGCGCCCCAACCAGCAACTCGCGCAGCTCCAGGCTATCTACGACGGAGCGCCCGTTGGCCTCTGCTTCCTCGATCGCCACCTTCGCTACGCCAGCATCAACCAGCGCCTCGCCGAGATCAATTATCTCTCTGTCGCCGAACATCTCGGCCGTCACATCTCAGAGATTCTCCCGCAGATGTTCCAGGCCCTCGAGCCCTGCTTTCTCCGCGCCATCGAAGGAGAGTCAATCGCGGGAGTCGAGTTTGTGAGCCTCGGCCACGCTCCGGGCAAACGCGGCGACACCTTCCTCATCTCCTGCCAGCCGGCGCGCGACGAAGCCGGCGAAGTCATCGGCATCTCCGTCTCCGTCGTCGACATCACCGAACACAAACGCTACGAGGAGGCCCTCCGCACCAGCCGGAACGAGCACCAACAGCTCATTGAGGCCAGTGCTCCCATTCCTTGGTCCCCGGACGGAGACAGCGGGACCTTCACCATCCCCTCCCGCTGGTAA
- a CDS encoding uroporphyrinogen-III synthase, producing the protein MAPASFDGLRVLSLESRRAAEVAKLIRTYGGEPLVVPAMREVPLESSRAAMDFAARLIAGEFDLVIFLTGVGVRALLSVAEGQYPREVFLAALRKVKIAARGPKPVAALRELDVPIAVTAPEPNTWREMMSVIESEFGETLGDFRVAVQEYGVSNPELLEVLAERCREVTKVPVYQWALPEDLQPLREAVLGVAKGGVDVVLFMTAAQVIHLFQIANQMKCEEELIAGLQSVVVASIGPTTTEELKRYGVKPDFEPSHPKMGFLVNETAQKAHKLLEQKRGSVSQSTGTRQAGLRKTSKADAKGDELTPIAFLHEIGSRIAAADSLHVVLDRIVEFVTTVIPCDSCFIYVLEGRKLVLRASKNPHADLVDRLGMRVGQGITGWVAEHKEPVAIAANASEDPRFKAFKNVPEDKFEAMLSVPILCASKTVGVINLQHRLSYKHTANEVRMLSMIGFLVGAEIERVRLESENTELAGRLETRRAVERAKGILQRDLGVSEEEAYRMMQRESRQRRKSMLEIAEVILLGEEIRKGQATAERETAKARS; encoded by the coding sequence ATGGCACCCGCAAGTTTTGATGGATTGAGGGTTTTGTCGCTGGAGTCGCGTCGCGCCGCTGAAGTGGCGAAGCTGATCCGCACCTACGGCGGTGAACCCCTTGTTGTTCCGGCGATGCGTGAAGTTCCGCTGGAGTCGAGCCGCGCAGCAATGGACTTTGCCGCGAGGTTGATTGCGGGCGAGTTCGATCTCGTGATTTTCTTGACCGGCGTCGGTGTGCGCGCCCTGTTGTCGGTCGCAGAGGGGCAGTATCCTCGCGAGGTGTTTCTAGCGGCGTTGCGCAAGGTGAAGATTGCGGCTCGCGGGCCGAAGCCGGTGGCGGCGCTGAGAGAGCTGGACGTGCCTATTGCGGTGACGGCTCCGGAGCCGAATACGTGGCGCGAGATGATGTCGGTCATCGAGAGCGAGTTTGGCGAGACGCTCGGCGATTTTCGGGTCGCGGTGCAGGAGTACGGCGTGTCGAATCCGGAGTTGCTGGAGGTCCTTGCGGAACGATGCCGCGAGGTGACGAAGGTTCCGGTGTACCAGTGGGCTCTGCCGGAGGACCTCCAGCCGTTGCGTGAGGCGGTGCTTGGCGTCGCGAAAGGCGGAGTCGATGTTGTGCTCTTCATGACGGCGGCGCAGGTGATCCATCTGTTCCAGATTGCAAACCAGATGAAGTGCGAGGAGGAACTCATTGCCGGTTTGCAGTCCGTTGTGGTGGCCTCGATTGGGCCGACGACGACGGAAGAGCTGAAGAGATATGGGGTGAAGCCGGACTTTGAGCCGTCGCATCCGAAGATGGGATTCCTGGTGAATGAGACTGCGCAGAAGGCTCATAAGCTGCTGGAGCAGAAACGTGGCAGCGTCAGCCAGAGCACGGGCACGCGTCAGGCGGGGTTGAGAAAGACGTCGAAGGCGGACGCCAAGGGTGACGAATTGACGCCGATCGCGTTTCTGCACGAGATTGGCAGCAGGATCGCCGCAGCGGACTCGCTGCATGTGGTGCTGGATCGCATCGTGGAGTTTGTGACGACGGTGATTCCGTGCGACTCGTGCTTCATTTACGTCCTGGAAGGGAGGAAGCTGGTGCTGCGTGCTTCGAAGAATCCGCACGCGGATCTTGTGGACCGGCTGGGAATGCGAGTCGGACAGGGCATTACGGGGTGGGTGGCCGAGCATAAGGAGCCTGTGGCGATTGCGGCGAACGCATCGGAAGATCCGAGGTTCAAGGCGTTCAAAAATGTGCCGGAGGACAAGTTCGAGGCGATGCTGAGCGTGCCGATTCTGTGCGCTAGCAAGACGGTGGGCGTCATCAATCTGCAGCATCGGCTGTCGTACAAGCACACGGCAAACGAAGTGAGGATGCTGTCGATGATCGGCTTCCTGGTGGGAGCGGAGATAGAGCGCGTCAGGCTGGAGAGCGAGAATACGGAGCTTGCAGGGCGGCTGGAGACGCGCAGGGCGGTAGAGCGAGCGAAGGGGATTCTGCAGCGCGACCTCGGGGTGAGTGAGGAAGAGGCCTACCGAATGATGCAGCGGGAGAGCCGGCAGCGGCGGAAATCGATGCTGGAGATTGCTGAGGTAATCCTGCTGGGTGAGGAGATCAGGAAGGGGCAGGCTACAGCGGAGCGTGAGACCGCGAAGGCCCGCTCATAA
- a CDS encoding response regulator: protein MPESIRILVVDDHHVVRQGLVALLNITPGIEVIGEASDGLEAIRLHRSLRPDVTLMDLQLPKLGGVDAILRIRAEDPAARFVVLTTFDGDEDIYRALQAGAKAYLLKGMTVEELTSTIRAVHSGKTRIAAPIAEKLAERMSGQALTTREHEVLERIVAGRSNKEIASDLNISEATVKSHINNLLGKLGVSDRTNAATVAIQRGIVHLK, encoded by the coding sequence ATGCCTGAAAGCATCCGCATCCTCGTCGTCGATGACCACCACGTCGTCCGCCAGGGCCTCGTCGCTCTCCTCAACATCACGCCCGGGATCGAGGTGATCGGCGAAGCCAGCGATGGCCTCGAAGCCATCAGGCTTCATCGCTCTCTGCGCCCCGACGTCACCCTCATGGACCTTCAGCTCCCGAAACTCGGCGGCGTCGATGCCATCCTCCGCATCCGCGCCGAAGACCCCGCCGCCCGCTTCGTCGTCCTCACCACCTTCGACGGCGACGAGGACATCTATCGCGCACTGCAGGCCGGCGCCAAGGCCTATCTCCTCAAGGGCATGACCGTCGAAGAACTCACCTCCACCATCCGCGCCGTCCACTCCGGCAAGACCCGCATCGCCGCTCCCATCGCCGAAAAGCTCGCCGAGCGCATGAGCGGCCAGGCCCTCACCACGCGCGAGCACGAGGTTCTGGAACGCATCGTCGCCGGCCGCTCCAACAAGGAGATTGCCTCCGACCTCAACATCTCCGAGGCCACCGTCAAATCGCACATCAACAACCTGCTCGGCAAACTCGGCGTCAGCGACCGCACCAACGCCGCCACCGTAGCCATTCAACGCGGCATCGTCCATCTAAAATGA
- a CDS encoding sensor histidine kinase, producing MNPTRLHRALRSALLTLLCSIAPCMETHGQGTGPLGHQSWTTENGLPQNSVHQIFQTQDGYIWIATEGGAARFNGIDFKIFHHDDTPAFASDDVCCFAQARQPGSPLWIGTSDGLLQYSAGSFRRYTTSEGLPSNDFLSLATADDGSLYLLTSNGLAHFNGKNFTTISAPGSASALVTSESGNPWLVTSSGPFELQPNRALPHALPLPLPAEPLQGAGTLPNHGAWLRTSTTITLLSDGHARTLTAGRDLPGTRIESFFADSRGLFWIGTNRGLFMLSNTAGQPILEPSLSANSILSLFEDREGNLWAGTETAGLFILRQQSFVTIPALSDQVITSITQCGDGALWAGTNGDGLDRWQNNAVQHLSTKNGLLSEIVLALAPGTQNSLWVGTPDGLNRIQGGHVEAFTSADGLPDDLIRSLLLDSDGTLWIGTRRGLAHWHDNIFTTYTHANGLGSDLVGALVQPHSSRDLWISTLDGLSLLHNGAITTYTTRDGLSGNVITSLYEDPQGALWIGTKGNGLSVRIKGHITSLQRADLPQTIDSILGDGSNLWLSSSRGIARVPQSQLIACAVSGSCDLHANIYGRSDGMPTEETTSIGHPAAWRTADGRLWFATRKGVAIADPLHLQENRIPPPVVIERFTVDDAELPVAQPIPYGHSRFVFQYAGLSYTAPSRIRYRYILEGFDKQWTEAGTRRTAYYTSLPAGHYTFRVQAANNAGVWNETGAALSLSVRPPFYRTLWFILLAVTALIALGILLYRLHLRRLRSQFAAVLAERNRMAREIHDTLAQSFAGVSVQLELISQLLAQSHPSAASQQLDRTRAYVREGLAEARRSIWNLRAVTAQNTLPTRLTHLVEQSRAEPLAIQLNIGGTYRPLPPAVEDEVLRIAQEALINIQRHANATQAAIDLRYDTTRLHLSIADNGRGFSPATVHNNGHFGLQGMRERAAQINAQCNIASSPGHGATVSLDVPISPEKGSRKNA from the coding sequence ATGAACCCCACCCGCCTCCATCGCGCACTGCGTTCTGCTCTGCTGACACTTCTCTGCTCGATCGCGCCCTGCATGGAGACACACGGACAAGGCACAGGCCCATTAGGCCACCAGTCGTGGACCACCGAGAACGGCCTGCCCCAGAACAGCGTCCACCAAATCTTCCAGACCCAGGACGGCTACATCTGGATCGCCACCGAAGGCGGAGCCGCGCGCTTCAACGGCATTGACTTCAAGATCTTCCACCACGACGACACGCCAGCCTTCGCAAGCGACGACGTCTGCTGCTTCGCACAGGCCCGCCAACCCGGTAGCCCGCTCTGGATCGGCACCTCCGACGGACTCCTGCAATACTCCGCCGGATCATTCCGCCGCTACACAACCTCCGAAGGCCTGCCCTCCAACGACTTCCTCTCTCTTGCCACCGCAGACGACGGCTCCCTTTACCTCCTCACTAGCAACGGCCTCGCACACTTCAACGGTAAGAACTTCACCACGATCTCCGCACCGGGGTCCGCCTCGGCGCTCGTTACCAGTGAGAGCGGCAATCCCTGGCTCGTCACCTCCTCCGGTCCCTTCGAGCTTCAACCGAACCGCGCACTCCCCCACGCGCTTCCACTTCCCTTGCCGGCCGAGCCTCTTCAAGGCGCCGGAACGTTGCCGAATCACGGAGCATGGCTGCGCACCTCCACAACTATCACCCTTCTCAGCGATGGCCACGCGCGCACTCTCACTGCGGGCCGCGATCTCCCCGGCACGCGCATCGAATCCTTCTTCGCCGACTCGCGCGGCCTGTTCTGGATCGGCACCAACCGCGGCCTCTTCATGCTCAGCAACACTGCGGGCCAGCCAATCCTCGAACCTTCCCTCAGTGCTAACAGCATCCTCTCCCTCTTTGAAGATCGCGAAGGCAATCTTTGGGCAGGCACTGAAACGGCAGGCCTCTTCATCCTCCGTCAGCAATCGTTCGTCACCATCCCAGCACTCTCCGACCAGGTCATCACTTCCATCACCCAATGCGGCGACGGAGCACTCTGGGCCGGCACTAACGGCGACGGCCTCGACCGCTGGCAGAACAACGCAGTCCAGCACCTCTCTACGAAGAACGGCCTCCTCAGCGAGATCGTCCTCGCCCTCGCGCCCGGCACACAGAACAGCCTCTGGGTAGGCACGCCAGACGGCCTCAACCGCATCCAGGGCGGCCACGTCGAAGCCTTCACCTCAGCCGACGGCCTCCCCGACGACCTCATCCGCTCGCTACTCCTCGACTCCGACGGCACACTCTGGATCGGAACCCGCCGCGGCCTCGCTCACTGGCACGACAACATCTTCACCACCTACACCCACGCGAACGGCCTCGGCAGCGACCTCGTCGGCGCGCTCGTTCAGCCTCACAGCTCGCGCGATCTCTGGATCAGCACACTCGATGGCCTCTCGCTGCTGCACAATGGTGCCATCACTACCTACACCACTCGCGACGGACTCTCCGGCAACGTCATCACCTCGCTCTACGAAGACCCGCAAGGGGCGCTCTGGATCGGCACAAAGGGCAACGGCCTCTCCGTTCGTATCAAAGGACACATCACCTCGCTGCAGCGCGCCGACCTCCCGCAGACCATCGACTCCATCCTCGGCGACGGCTCCAACCTCTGGCTCAGTTCAAGCCGCGGCATTGCCCGAGTGCCGCAGTCGCAGCTCATTGCCTGCGCCGTATCCGGTTCCTGCGATCTCCACGCCAACATCTACGGCCGCTCCGATGGCATGCCTACCGAAGAGACCACTTCCATCGGCCATCCCGCGGCATGGCGAACCGCCGACGGCCGCCTCTGGTTCGCCACACGCAAAGGCGTCGCCATCGCCGATCCCTTGCACCTTCAGGAGAATCGCATCCCTCCACCAGTCGTCATCGAGCGCTTCACTGTCGACGACGCGGAGTTGCCAGTCGCGCAACCCATTCCATATGGCCACAGCCGCTTCGTCTTCCAATACGCGGGCCTCAGCTATACCGCGCCGTCACGCATCCGCTACCGCTACATCCTCGAAGGCTTCGACAAACAGTGGACTGAGGCCGGAACGCGCCGCACCGCGTACTACACCAGCCTCCCCGCGGGCCACTACACCTTCCGCGTGCAGGCCGCCAACAACGCCGGCGTGTGGAACGAGACCGGCGCCGCCCTGTCCCTCTCGGTCCGCCCGCCCTTCTACCGCACACTCTGGTTCATCCTTCTCGCCGTCACCGCGCTCATCGCCCTCGGCATCCTCCTCTACCGTCTGCACCTCCGCCGTCTCCGCTCGCAGTTCGCAGCCGTGCTCGCTGAGCGCAACCGAATGGCCCGCGAGATCCACGACACACTCGCACAGAGCTTCGCCGGAGTCTCTGTGCAGCTTGAACTCATCTCGCAGCTTCTCGCGCAGTCCCATCCCTCCGCTGCCAGCCAGCAACTCGACCGGACTCGCGCCTACGTCCGCGAAGGGCTCGCCGAGGCTCGCCGCAGCATCTGGAACCTGCGCGCCGTCACCGCGCAGAACACTTTGCCCACGCGCCTCACGCACCTCGTCGAGCAGTCCCGCGCCGAGCCACTCGCCATCCAGCTGAACATCGGAGGCACCTATCGCCCACTCCCGCCCGCTGTCGAAGACGAAGTCCTCCGCATCGCACAGGAGGCCCTAATCAACATCCAACGCCACGCCAACGCAACCCAGGCAGCCATCGACCTGCGCTACGACACCACTCGGCTCCATCTCTCCATCGCTGACAACGGCCGCGGCTTCTCGCCCGCCACCGTCCACAACAACGGCCACTTCGGCCTGCAGGGCATGCGCGAACGGGCCGCGCAGATCAACGCTCAGTGCAACATCGCCAGTTCTCCCGGCCACGGAGCCACTGTCAGCCTCGACGTCCCCATCTCTCCCGAGAAAGGCTCCCGCAAGAATGCCTGA
- a CDS encoding c-type cytochrome — protein sequence MKLRTPALFFALAACLTCLAAQPAQANDPRTRGALAFSENGCTRCHAIRHNGGTKGPDLSGVGRRRSDAQIRTQIIEGGKQMPPFGDVLQDSELDDLVTYLHSCRDKTKK from the coding sequence ATGAAACTCCGCACTCCCGCACTTTTCTTCGCGCTCGCGGCCTGCCTGACATGCCTCGCAGCTCAGCCCGCCCAGGCCAACGATCCCCGCACCCGCGGTGCCCTCGCCTTCTCTGAGAACGGCTGCACTCGCTGCCACGCCATCCGGCATAATGGCGGAACCAAGGGCCCTGACCTCTCCGGTGTAGGCCGCCGCCGCAGCGATGCCCAGATCCGCACTCAGATCATCGAAGGCGGCAAGCAGATGCCACCCTTCGGCGACGTTCTCCAGGACTCCGAGCTCGACGACCTGGTTACCTATCTGCACTCCTGCCGCGACAAGACAAAAAAATAG
- a CDS encoding tetratricopeptide repeat protein, which yields MALRTGPAHAENDPATPSQRQIYSQSIAEHYDYRFGANQPFLPSLATTDTGEFINSKAFPTAKYCGHCHQEAHAEWRQSAHANSFRTPWYTRNVNLLMAEKGIEYARHCEGCHNPTALVSGAMTKGSTINRKFDEDGVTCSVCHAIQKVDTRGTGSYVLAQPAVLVDEHDQPIYGEVSDKEILTHLDRHSKAVMKDFYRTSEYCSACHKAALPRQLNDYKWQRAIFLYDEWQLSSFAKQSPLPFYTKDSVSTCQTCHMAREPLGAIPDYGAKDGKLASHRWLGANTIMAKFYNYDVQMEKTVAFLKNNVFNVDIFGLEKNGSRMIAPLGTEPVSIAPGDILTASIVIQNKGIAHSHVPEQRDMYESWVEFEVTDSTGRVLTHSGTIEPNGDLDPRAHSFTNRLVNIKGEINDLHQVWNNRVVAYNNTISSGRSQIVRYQFKVPTDARGPITVTAKVNYRRFDQHFMDFAMGKDHYPMPVVDMSSRTRTFSLGENPATPPDPQDNPLWMRWNNYGIAMLDAQQYSESVHAFEQVARLRPDYPDAFTNIAIANFSWQRYDDSRTSLTRALKLSPHNARALYYLALVERNQGNLDAAIADLREVIAQFPRSRDAHRELGFSFYQQRKYNEARAEYETLQTIDPDDLAAHYILSIVYRRLGMADKASHEAAMFADQKDDPTASTYALDFLRKHPEVASESVVWHTHSDLEAAPSHGSNAPAQ from the coding sequence ATGGCCCTGCGCACGGGTCCGGCCCACGCGGAGAATGACCCCGCCACTCCCTCGCAACGGCAAATCTACTCGCAGTCCATCGCTGAGCACTACGACTACCGCTTCGGTGCCAACCAGCCCTTTCTCCCCTCGCTCGCTACCACCGACACCGGCGAGTTCATCAACTCCAAAGCCTTCCCCACCGCCAAATACTGCGGCCACTGCCACCAGGAGGCCCACGCCGAGTGGCGCCAGTCCGCGCACGCCAACTCCTTCCGCACTCCCTGGTACACCCGCAACGTTAACCTGCTCATGGCAGAAAAAGGCATTGAGTACGCTCGCCACTGCGAGGGATGCCACAACCCCACCGCTCTCGTCTCTGGCGCCATGACCAAGGGCTCAACCATCAATCGCAAGTTCGACGAAGACGGCGTCACCTGCTCGGTCTGCCACGCGATCCAGAAGGTCGACACCCGCGGCACCGGAAGCTACGTCCTCGCCCAACCGGCCGTCCTCGTCGACGAACACGACCAGCCCATCTACGGCGAGGTCTCCGACAAGGAGATCCTCACCCACCTCGACCGCCACTCCAAAGCGGTCATGAAAGACTTCTACCGCACCAGCGAATATTGCTCCGCCTGCCACAAGGCCGCGCTCCCGCGCCAGCTCAACGACTACAAATGGCAGCGCGCCATCTTCCTCTACGATGAGTGGCAGCTCTCCAGCTTCGCCAAGCAGTCGCCGCTTCCCTTCTACACCAAGGACTCCGTCTCCACCTGCCAGACCTGCCACATGGCCCGCGAGCCCCTTGGTGCCATCCCCGACTACGGAGCAAAAGACGGCAAGCTAGCCTCCCACCGCTGGCTCGGAGCCAACACCATCATGGCGAAGTTCTACAACTACGACGTGCAGATGGAAAAGACCGTCGCCTTCCTCAAGAACAACGTCTTCAACGTGGACATCTTTGGACTTGAGAAGAACGGCAGCAGGATGATCGCCCCCCTCGGCACCGAACCCGTTTCCATCGCACCCGGAGACATCCTCACCGCCTCCATCGTTATCCAGAACAAAGGCATCGCCCACAGCCACGTCCCCGAGCAGCGCGATATGTACGAGAGCTGGGTCGAGTTCGAAGTCACAGACTCCACCGGCCGCGTCCTCACCCACTCCGGAACCATCGAGCCCAACGGCGACCTCGACCCGCGCGCCCACTCCTTCACCAACCGTCTCGTCAACATCAAGGGTGAGATCAACGATCTCCATCAGGTCTGGAACAACCGCGTCGTCGCCTACAACAACACCATCTCTTCCGGCCGTTCGCAGATCGTCCGCTACCAGTTCAAAGTTCCCACTGACGCAAGAGGCCCCATTACCGTCACCGCAAAGGTCAACTACCGTCGCTTCGATCAGCACTTCATGGACTTCGCCATGGGCAAAGATCACTACCCAATGCCCGTCGTCGATATGTCCTCCCGCACCCGCACATTTTCGCTCGGCGAGAATCCCGCCACTCCGCCAGACCCGCAGGACAACCCCCTGTGGATGCGCTGGAACAACTACGGCATCGCCATGCTCGACGCCCAGCAATACTCCGAGAGCGTCCATGCGTTCGAGCAGGTCGCCAGGCTCCGCCCCGACTACCCCGACGCTTTCACCAATATCGCCATCGCCAACTTCTCCTGGCAGCGTTATGACGACTCCCGTACCAGCCTCACGAGAGCGCTTAAGCTCAGCCCGCACAACGCGCGCGCTCTTTATTACCTCGCGCTGGTCGAGCGCAATCAGGGCAACCTCGATGCCGCCATCGCCGACCTCCGCGAGGTCATCGCACAGTTCCCGCGCTCCCGCGACGCTCACCGCGAGCTCGGCTTCTCCTTCTACCAGCAGCGCAAATACAACGAAGCCCGCGCCGAGTACGAGACCCTCCAGACCATCGACCCTGACGACCTCGCCGCCCACTACATCCTCTCCATCGTCTACCGCCGCCTCGGCATGGCCGACAAAGCCTCACACGAGGCCGCCATGTTCGCCGATCAGAAAGACGACCCTACCGCCAGCACCTACGCTCTCGACTTCCTGCGCAAGCACCCCGAGGTCGCCTCCGAGAGCGTTGTATGGCACACCCACAGCGATCTCGAAGCCGCACCATCTCACGGGAGCAACGCACCGGCCCAATGA